One genomic window of Lagenorhynchus albirostris chromosome 17, mLagAlb1.1, whole genome shotgun sequence includes the following:
- the HGH1 gene encoding protein HGH1 homolog, translated as MREDEGVVGGSAGGLVSVGSPIVEAGPKAEAAKLLPFLALGARADLQAAAAQHVLALTGSGPGRTLLAGQAALLRALVELAVAPPPAPARDAARALVNLAADPGLHEPLLAAEPGLPARLLGCALDPQWPWAEEAAAVLANLSREPVPCTALMAALAAAEPGESGLERLVLALCTPGYNARAPLHYLGPMLSNLSQRPATRAFLLNHDRCVVQRLLPLTQYPDSSVRRGGVVGTLRNCCFEHRHHEWLLGPEVDILPYLLLPLAGPEDFSEEEMERLPVDLQYLPQDKQRDPDADIRKMLIEAIMLLTATAPGRKQVRDQGAYLILRELHNWEPEPDVRVTCEKLIQVLIGDEPEHGMENLLEVQVPEDIERQLQQQDRQEQSSASGAAAAGAVAPETRAEGAAPT; from the exons ATGCGGGAGGACGAAGGGGTCGTGGGTGGGTCAGCCGGTGGCCTCGTCTCCGTAGGGTCGCCGATAGTGGAGGCCGGCCCGAAGGCGGAGGCGGCGAAGCTGCTGCCTTTCCTGGCGCTCGGGGCGCGGGCTGACCTGCAGGCGGCGGCGGCGCAGCATGTGCTGGCGCTGACCGGCTCGGGGCCCGGCCGCACACTGCTGGCCGGCCAGGCGGCACTGCTGCGGGCTCTGGTCGAGCTGGCGGTGGCCCCTCCTCCCGCCCCGGCCCGAGACGCCGCTCGCGCGCTAGTCAATTTGGCCGCCGACCCTGGCCTGCACGAGCCGCTGCTGGCGGCCGAGCCCGGACTACCTGCCCGCCTGCTGGGCTGCGCTTTGGACCCACAGTGGCCCTGGGCCGAGGAGGCGGCCGCCGTGCTGGCTAACCTCAGCCGCGAGCCGGTGCCATGTACTGCGCTGATGGCGGCGCTGGCGGCCGCTGAGCCCGGGGAGTCGGGCCTGGAGCGGCTGGTGCTCGCGCTGTGCACTCCCGGCTACAACGCCCGCGCGCCCCTGCACTACTTGGGGCCGATGCTCTCCAACCTCAGCCAGCGTCCTGCGACGCGCGCTTTCCTGCTGAACCACGACAG GTGCGTGGTCCAGCGGCTGCTGCCCCTTACCCAATACCCGGACTCCTCGGTGcgcaggggcggggtggtggggacACTGCGAAACTGCTGCTTCGAGCACC GACACCATGAGTGGTTGCTTGGGCCTGAGGTGGACATTCTCCCCTACTTGCTACTGCCCCTGGCTGGGCCTGAGGACTTCTCCGAGGAGGAGATGGAGC GGCTGCCCGTTGACCTGCAATACCTGCCACAAGACAAGCAGCGAGATCCTGATGCCGACATCCGCAAGATGCTCATTGAGGCCATCATGCTG CTGACGGCCACGGCACCTGGTCGGAAGCAGGTGAGGGACCAGGGAGCCTACTTGATCCTGCGCGAGCTGCACAACTGGGAGCCAGAGCCCGATGTGCGGGTGACTTGTGAGAAACTCATCCAG GTCCTCATTGGGGATGAGCCAGAGCATGGCATGGAAAACCTGCTGGAGGTGCAAGTACCTGAGGATATTGAGCGACAGCTGCAGCAGCAGGACCGCCAGGAGCAGAGCAGCGCGAGCGGTGCGGCAGCAGCTGGAGCTGTGGCCCCAGAGACGCGCGCAGAGGGAGCTGCACCCACCTGA